Below is a window of Congzhengia minquanensis DNA.
AGCCGGAATGATTGTGACCGTCAGTTCCTTTCCGGCAGCATCTTCCGGCACAATAAAATCAAACGCTCCCTGTGTTTTTCCGGCTGCAACAATTCTGCCGTCTAACATAACATATGCACGAGAGTTTCCCTCTGTATAGCCGTCTGTAATGGTATAAGATACGTTGATTGTATCTCCTGCAAAAATATTTTCTGTTTTCGAAATATCTTCCGCTGTTACGCAAAAATCTTCCGGATAAATCTCACCATCTTGCACGCTCTTAATACTAAAATTATCAAGGGCATACTGCAAATACGGATTTGTCTGTGTTTTATCCGGGTCTGCCACCCAGGTAGTTTCATTTTCAAGCATGTAACCGCAGTTTATTAAATATTCATCTGTAAATATCTTGGAATTCACGGAAATGGTTGAAGTATTTACGCCGCCGTTTGCCACACGGAACCAAACGGATATCTGTGAAACCTCCCAGGGTTTGATATATACCGTCTTTTTCGCACCGTCAGTGCTGACGCGTTTGATGGATGATTTGTAAACCGTAGTGGTATCAAAATCCTGAGAAAAGTGTACCCAACCGTCGGAAGAAATTCCCTTTAAGATGGTTGCGGAGTGACAAATGGCGTTGCCGCTGACCGATTCGCACGGAATTGTGCACGCCTCGTCTTCATAAAAGCCGGCAGGGCTGTTTGTGCTTCCGCCGTTTAAAATCAACAGTGCATTTACGTTCACATTTTCTGTTGTTAAATCTTTCGCGTTCATCAGAGCAATATCGCCTGACACCCGTAGTTTTTTTCCTTCCGTCGCGGTTATATTCCAAGTTAGCGTATCCACATTGCCAATTTCGTTTTTCAGCGTCACAACGCCTTTTTGGCCTAAATACTCCTCCTGAAAAGCTCTATTTGCCTTTGAACCAACAAACGCCGTTGTGTCAGGCGTGTCCGAGGCACCAAAGGGATTAAAAATTGTTTTCCCGTCATTTTGATATCCGCCTGTATCTGTATTGGAAGAAAAATATCCTTCAAAATCATCCAAAAGCACGTCTACGTATGGGGTTTCACCCGTCTGCGCACATTCATCCAGATATTCCTGCGTAAAGTAAGATGTGGTTGCACTAAATTCATTCCCATTGTAGGGGCGGAACCATAAGTTTACCGTATGCCCCGTTAAGTCTATGTAGCTTCCGGTGCTGTGCTTTGCGCCCTTTGTGGGGAACGACAGTGTAAACGTATGCCAGGCCCCGTCACCAAAGGCTTTGCCATTTTCATCTGTCTGTACGTTGGCTTTTACAAAGCCGCCCGCCGCCTCGCCGGCAGATACCGTGCACGCGGCATCGCTGTAAAGCGGCGCGCCCTTTAAGCCGGTTAAATAACATTCTACATAACACTTGCTTGAAACTAATTTGTCATAATTTGCATAACGGATTTCGCCCCGAATTGTCAGGTTCTGCTCCTCCTGCATGGTAATACTGTTCACGCCGCTGGTGATTGGCGAAAGGCCTGCATAGGGCTTCAGTTCTAACATTCCGGAATTGTTTATGCCATCCGTCTGCGCAAACGACACCCAATCACCGTTTGCTATGCTCAGTTTCTTTGACCAGTCGCCTTCCGAATTAAATGGATAAAAAAACTGTCCGTCTGAACTTTCAAAGTATGACGGCAGTGGTCCTGCGTCAGCCGGGACAACTTCCGCGACCACATTGAAACCTGCTGAAAGAAGAATGAAACAGCACACCAAAAATGCAAAAAGTTTGTTTTTCATTTTTATCCCTCCATTTTTATTTTTAGTTATTACACATAACTTTGCTTTCATTATAACAATCGTCTTAATAAAAAGCTTACAAAAAGGAAACAAAATAATTGCACAAACGAAACAATATAATTTTAAATTACTTGCATATAAGAAATAATTATGATATAATTTTAACGAAATGAGGTGTAATAAATGCAATTTTCTCCACTTTTAGATGTCATCACCCTATTGCTGGACGGAACCAACCTCTCATTCAACATTATGACAACCTCTACCATCTTGAATTCAAACATAATGTATCTTCCTCCAAGTTATTATCTTCATGCCAATACCTACTGCAGTGCAGCCAAAACCACCTTAAAAGGCTTAAACACCTGTTTGCTTTGCAAAAAAATGACAAACGCAAAATTGTTCAATAAAAAAAAGCCCTTTTGGGGCTACTGCGCCTACGGAATCATGGAATATGTTTATCCCATTATCATAGACAACAACGTTAAATGCATTTTTTATATTGGAAACATAGTTGCAGACAAGTCACGTACGATAGAAAAAATACGACACAGGTGTCATCTGACGAGTGTTTCATCAGAAAAAATGATTTCTGCTTTAAAATCCTGTGAAATTAACGCAGATTTAAACAAGGTGGAAAAAATAGCTCAGATTATTGACAGCTATATTTGTCTGCTTTCCAGCAAAATTACATATGACAATGACAACTTGCATTGGGCTGTTCTAGACGCAAAACAAACTGCTGAGACACTTTACAGTGAACCGCTCACGCTAAAACAATGTGCCGACAAGGTTTTTATTAATGAAAAATATCTGGGACGCATTTTTAAAGAACAACTGGGAAAAAGCTTTCACGAATATTTAAACGAGGTACGCCTTCAGCGTGCAAAATCTTTGTTGACCGACACTGTTTTAAGTATTGCCACTATCGCTTATGAATGCGGTTTCTCTAACATTCCCTATTTTAACCGCACTTTTAAAAAGCGCTTTGGCGCTACCCCTAGCTACATTCGCAAATCGAAAAGCCGCCGTTTGAATTAACGGCGACTTTTTTATTTTAAAATATTATTGACAAAATTGTTTATACTGTGTATAATGTCTATATACAGTATAAACGCATTGAAAGGGGGACAGATTGTTTGAACATCTCTATCAGCAATTCCAGCGGGAAACCAATTTACAGCCAAATCAGCGAGCAGATTAAATCCGCCATTATTTCAGGCGCATTGGAAGAAGACGAAATGCTGCCCTCCATTCGACTGCTTGCAAAGGAACTGCGCATTAGCGTTATTACCACGAAACGGGCCTATGAGGATTTGGAGCGTGACGGGTTTATTACCTCTGTTCCCGGCAAGGGCAGCTTTGTAGCCCGTAAAAATCTTGCAATTATCCGCGAGGAGCAGCTTAAAAAAATTGAGGAACTGCTGCGAGCCGCATCTGACCTGGCCGCTGGCTGCAACATCAGCTTAGATGAGCTAATTGAAATGCTCACGCTTAACTTTAAGGAGGATTAAACCATGGGCAATGCCTTAGAAATTAAAAACCTGACTAAAAAATTTAACGATTTTCAGTTAGACAATGTGAGCCTCACTCTGCCCGAAGGCTGCATTATGGGCTTTATTGGGGAAAACGGCGCTGGAAAAAGCACTACAATTAAACTGATTTTAGGCCTTTTGCACCGGGATGGCGGCGATATTTCCGTTTTGGGCAAGGATTTTAGAAAAAGCGGCGCCGGTTTGAGGGAAGAGATTGGCGTGGTGATGGACGAGAGCAACTTTCCTGCAAACCTCTCTTTAAAAGACGTGAACAGCATTATGAAAAACTGTTACAAAACCTGGAACAGTGAAAAGTTTTTGGCTTTTGCTCATCAGTTTAATCTGCCGGACAAAAAAACCGTGAAAGACTATTCCCGCGGCATGAAAATGAAGCTTTCCATTGCGGTGGCGTTATCACACGCAAGCAGGCTTTTAATTTTAGACGAAGCCACCAGCGGCTTAGACCCCATAGTGCGCGACGAAATTTTAGACGTATTTTTAGAGTTTATTCAGGACGAAAAAAACAGTATTTTTATTTCCTCCCATATCATCAGCGACCTGGAAAAAATTTGCGATTACATAACCTTTGTGCATAAGGGCAAAATTATTTTCAGCGAAACGAAAGAGGATTTGCTGGAAAAGTATGTCATTGTAAAGTGCACCAAAGACCAGTATGAAACCATTGACAAAAGCACGGTGATCGGCGCCCGGAAAAACAGTTTTGGCGTGGAGGCGCTAATGGAACGCTCCGCCTCTTGCAAAGGGTTTGTAAGTGACCAGCCGACCATTGAGGACATTATGCTTTATTTTGTGAAGGAGGAGCAGAAATGAAAGGCTTAATATTAAAGGATTTTTATGCAATGCGTCAGCAACTGAGAATTTATTTCATTATTTTGGCGTTCTGGCTTTTTTTAGCATTTCAGGACAACAATGCCTCATTTTTCGGGGGTGTGACGGCATTTTTCTCCGTTATGATCCCCGTATCCGCCATTGCGTATGACGAACAGGCCCACTGGGATAAATATGCCCTGACCATGCCCGTGTCGAGAACGCAGATGGTGGTTTCAAAATATTTGCTGACCATTTTGTGCATTTTCGTGTGCGGTGTGCTTTCTTTTGCAACCAGCTGCATCATCTCCAAAAACGTTTCTGAAAGCGTTATGACAACACTGATGTTCATGTCGATT
It encodes the following:
- a CDS encoding helix-turn-helix domain-containing protein, producing MQFSPLLDVITLLLDGTNLSFNIMTTSTILNSNIMYLPPSYYLHANTYCSAAKTTLKGLNTCLLCKKMTNAKLFNKKKPFWGYCAYGIMEYVYPIIIDNNVKCIFYIGNIVADKSRTIEKIRHRCHLTSVSSEKMISALKSCEINADLNKVEKIAQIIDSYICLLSSKITYDNDNLHWAVLDAKQTAETLYSEPLTLKQCADKVFINEKYLGRIFKEQLGKSFHEYLNEVRLQRAKSLLTDTVLSIATIAYECGFSNIPYFNRTFKKRFGATPSYIRKSKSRRLN
- a CDS encoding GntR family transcriptional regulator, with the protein product MNISISNSSGKPIYSQISEQIKSAIISGALEEDEMLPSIRLLAKELRISVITTKRAYEDLERDGFITSVPGKGSFVARKNLAIIREEQLKKIEELLRAASDLAAGCNISLDELIEMLTLNFKED
- a CDS encoding ABC transporter ATP-binding protein, with the protein product MGNALEIKNLTKKFNDFQLDNVSLTLPEGCIMGFIGENGAGKSTTIKLILGLLHRDGGDISVLGKDFRKSGAGLREEIGVVMDESNFPANLSLKDVNSIMKNCYKTWNSEKFLAFAHQFNLPDKKTVKDYSRGMKMKLSIAVALSHASRLLILDEATSGLDPIVRDEILDVFLEFIQDEKNSIFISSHIISDLEKICDYITFVHKGKIIFSETKEDLLEKYVIVKCTKDQYETIDKSTVIGARKNSFGVEALMERSASCKGFVSDQPTIEDIMLYFVKEEQK
- a CDS encoding ABC-2 transporter permease: MKGLILKDFYAMRQQLRIYFIILAFWLFLAFQDNNASFFGGVTAFFSVMIPVSAIAYDEQAHWDKYALTMPVSRTQMVVSKYLLTILCIFVCGVLSFATSCIISKNVSESVMTTLMFMSIGLFFASIIFPAIFKLGVEKGRMVLIGIAVLPTLLLTAVSKLDFPKPDPALVERAFYLAPAVSVVVLILSILLSVHIYKNKEF